One Dreissena polymorpha isolate Duluth1 chromosome 9, UMN_Dpol_1.0, whole genome shotgun sequence genomic window carries:
- the LOC127846104 gene encoding alpha-mannosidase 2x-like yields MNSVLDALSLTSGFQLPVTTTAAMSRADKTQTVPDTEPLQVIVIPHSHNDPGWKKTYREYFDDQTTHILSLMVKKLHEYPDMTFIWVESTFLDTWWLNQTLETRSRFKELVHSGRLEIASGMWVAPDEASPHYFALVDQMIEGHYWVKKNLGIVPESSLNYDQFGYSSTMPYLNKLAGIKHVLIKRINRWVKEKFGTQHRMNFRWRQIWDSQGLDDIFAHVDTYEWMSISDSCGPDRPTCMKLDFKEQPDLPDPNKPVPPAGGRIPLETLANSLVEQFRLKNANYKYNVMMLPYGGDFRFDTEYEWDKQYRNMKIFMKYVNERKDFNVQMRFGTLKDFFMEVDRQTEKYGLNYPVVTGDFYSYTENQDYWTGYFTTRQFNKRLGREVLESLRSAELFAAVAISGHVDGQVRQQILSDLVIARKNLGIFQHHDAITGTSKKHVARDYELLLTSAFTSSQRVLATAVQLLLSGDGSNSKLSGLMPLLARPTENRLTRTTDDGEEIQKRFTL; encoded by the exons ATGAACAGCGTTTTGGACGCGCTATCACTCACTTCCGGGTTTCAACTGCCAGTCACCACGACAGCGGCGATGTCTCGTGCCGACAAAACACAGACGGTTCCTGACACGGAACCACTGCAGGTTATTGTAATCCCGCACTCACACAACGACCCCGGCTGGAAGAAGACCTACAGAGAGTACTTCGACGACCAGACGACACACATCCTGTCTTTGATGGTCAAGAAGCTTCACGAGTACCCGGATATGACGTTTATTTGGGTAGAGAGTACCTTCCTGGACACCTGGTGGCTAAACCAGACGCTGGAGACCCGCAGCCGCTTCAAGGAACTCGTCCACAGCGGGCGATTGGAGATAGCTTCCGGTATGTGGGTGGCACCGGACGAGGCATCTCCGCATTATTTCGCGCTTGTTGACCAGATGATCGAGGGACACTACTGGGTAAAAAAGAACCTGGGGATCGTACCCGAGTCGTCGTTGAATTACGACCAGTTTGGGTACTCAAGCACTATGCCGTATCTTAACAAGCTCGCAGGAATCAAGCACGTGCTCATTAAGCGAATCAACCGATGGGTCAAGGAGAAGTTCGGGACGCAGCATCGGATGAACTTCCGGTGGCGACAGATTTGGGACAGCCAGGGGCTCGATGACATCTTtgcacat GTAGACACGTACGAGTGGATGAGCATATCCGACAGCTGCGGTCCAGACAGACCCACTTGCATGAAACTGGACTTCAAAGAGCAGCCGGATCTTCCGGATCCCAATAAGCCGGTTCCCCCCGCGGGTGGTCGAATTCCGCTGGAGACATTGGCAAACTCCCTCGTGGAGCAGTTCCGTCTGAAGAATGCAAACTACAAGTACAACGTCATGATGCTTCCTTATGGCGGTGACTTCCGGTTTGACACAGAGTACGAATGGGACAAGCAGTACCGCAACATGAAGATATTCATGAAATACGTCAACGAGCGCAAGGATTTTAACGTCCAGATGCGTTTTGGTACGCTGAAGGACTTCTTTATGGAAGTTGATAGACAGACCGAAAAATATGGCCTAAATTACCCAGTGGTTACTGGAGACTTTTACTCGTACACGGAAAACCAAGATTACTGGACTGGGTACTTCACCACGCGTCAGTTCAACAAGCGTCTTGGTAGGGAGGTTCTTGAGAGTCTGCGGAGCGCCGAGCTTTTCGCCGCCGTCGCCATCAGCGGTCACGTTGACGGTCAAGTAAGACAGCAGATTCTGAGCGATCTGGTGATCGCGCGCAAAAATCTCGGCATTTTTCAGCACCACGATGCCATAACGGGAACCTCCAAAAAACACGTGGCGCGCGACTATGAACTGTTGCTGACGTCAGCGTTTACGTCATCACAGCGCGTACTGGCTACCGCCGTGCAGCTGCTGCTTAGTGGTGATGGGTCCAATTCTAAACTTTCCGGTCTCATGCCGCTGTTAGCGAGGCCAACTGAGAATCGGCTTACTAG GACTACAGATGATGGGGAGGAAATTCAGAAAAGATTTACCCTTTGA